From the Candida dubliniensis CD36 chromosome 2, complete sequence genome, the window aaaattttaaataaacGATACATGGGTGTCAAAACCACCACTTTCCAACAATCATAGTCATCCTACTTCATTTTTATAGTTTCCTGTCATCTGTATGATTTTCCTTGATCTAATTTAGCTGTGAAACAAGTATAAAACATTCTTATTCGCGacataaacaaaaaaaaaaaaaaaattccatTTCATTGTATTTTCCACAATGAAAGTATACAAACACCCTATACTAGTCAATCCTACACGTTGGCTCAGAGGGCCAAAGAAACATGCTAAACCATTATACCAGAGCGGTTATTACCCTTCCCTTAAAAGCAACCCCTTTGCAGCAGCACTATCACGACTCGACGCAAACTCACCGTCCTCCACCCTACCCATAGGAAATGGCATTCCATTGACAGTTAGCCATCGGGCAGATAACACGTACGTCCTAACACCAAACATACATGAAACACCTACCCAACCCAGTCGATTGCTCATCAACAGTGCTAGATATATTAAGTTGATAGTTGACCGGCCCAAGGCAATTCAGAAGTTGGTGCCCTTACAGTTTATCCAACAATGCAAATCATCCAAAGCAAGAGTCACCATCGACAAAGATATCGTGGAGCAAATAGACACCTTGTACCGACAGAAAATAGAATCGCTCCTTCCTGACTCATCGGAATGTGGAGACTATGGCATCATCCTCAAACCAATGGACGTTCCAGTACGTATCGATGGCGGTACCACATACGTAAACAGCACCTTCAACACCTTCATCAACTACAACACCCACCGCGACCTCGCACAGTTAATACTAGCGTATACTGACTTTGTTAATCTATAACTATCTAAATAACCCAGAGTGTAAGCACGCTCATAATCAAGTTTGTAATAAACGATGGCTGATAGCTAACTCCACTATTCTTCTTGCTTGTAGTTGCCGATTGGCCAGTGACTGTAGCCATTGTAGTTGCCACATCAGCACCAGCTTTCTTGACCCACGAGTTGACACTAGATGCACCAACAGTTGCATCAAAAGACGTCGAGTTCGACATCCAAACCACCGCATTCCCACTCAGGTCAAACGCAACACCACCACTCATAGTGCCACTCAAACTACGCTCAATATATGCTGGCGCAGCCATACCGGTCTGAATATCATCTGACCCTTGGTAGTCATGGATGGTGCTGTACAAGTGGAGGTACTCGGTCGAGTTCATCACCTCAAATATATCAAACTCTCCGCACCCAGATCTCCAGCACGAACAATTAGCATTCATTGAATACTGAGCAGTTCTTGGGATATGCGCATTCAAAAGCCAAATTGCCGGCATGTTATAGTTGGAAATATCCGTCGAAGTGTGGGTTTCGTTCGGCATTTGAAACTCAAACAAAAACATCTTAGTGGTACCATAAAACCCATGGTACGCAGGAATATCGCTTCGATAGACTCCACAATCATTGTTGTACCCGGATTTGCCACAGCTAATGTTGGAGAAAATCACAAACTCGTCGTTCGAGTTGATAAGTGTGTTTTTACTCAAAACAGTCGACGAGTCGGCTTTGGAAGTACCATCAGTACCGGCATACGTCAACCCAAGACCCAAACACGAGGAATTCTTTCCAGCCCTAGTCAAAAACGTGACATTCTCACTAGTCCCACTCGACCCTTCATAGTAGCTCAACCTCTTCCAATCACCAGAACTATCATCGCCATACTTGAACCCATCGGAAACATACGACGCAAACTTGTTCAACACAAGCGGACCACGGAAATGAACCGAAACTTCCTCATTCAATGGCGCATTGGTCCCAGAAAACGAAACAGGTGTCTTGTTAACCTCACATGAACACGAATCCTTATAAATATTACTCAACTTTTCAACTTGGTTGTAGGTACCAGAAAACCCAAGATTATTAAACTGGATAGCTTCAACTTGTTCGTTGGCAGCAGTAGCAACTGACACTAATGTTGATACTAGCAATGACGAGAATAACATGGTtggccaaaaaaaaaaaaaaaatttcttggtAAATCTCGGCGATGCTGCACTATATATAGTATCTAGGGGATATCTAACAAGGCTTGGAAATCtcctgtttttttttttttttttttttccgcAAATTATTCTCAATTAACCCGCCCATTCtagcaaaaacaaaaacacgCGCAATCCCAGTAGAAGCAAAAACCTCCACATCTTCATAGGTTGGCATTACTTATCTTCGTTTGGCATTGCGTATCACCTTTTGGTGGCGGTGCAACCATCCAGAATCGTTCTTTATTACACAAAATCTATGATGTCGCACACGTGACCGACATTGTCGCAAATCCATCCAATGGATTTCtttggtttttcttttttcttttttttttttcaacatttgaAACCACCTACACCACTAGTCTTCAATGCACCGGCTCCGCAAATACTCCTCATCATGTCTTCTGGAACAATTCCGACTAGCAATGGGAAGAACTGCATCTCAAGCAATGATATTGACTTCTGCAACTACAACCATTAACGAATTGCATGGCATGACCTTGGGGTCAGTATGTTCATTATCGGTGTTCCCATCTCCGCTTATACAGTTCAATTTGCATTTACCATCATACACTTCGACCGAATTGCACAAACACAAGTTCCTTGCATTGCACGTATTACCACCCACCAAAAACTCCGTTCATCTAAGTCGAATATTTGCCAAAGGTGTGAAACTAAACAAGGGCACCAAACTCGCTGCAACgaaagaagagaaaatcGACGGCCAGGTGTTTCATGAAATGACAAAGCCATTCACACGTTTACAACAAGGCGTCGACTACCTGTTTTATGATATAGCTGGTGTACAAATACCGGTGCTAAACGACGTCGAAACAACATTAATATGCCAAACCCAAGACACCTTCCCTGTCGATAATCACGAAATATGGGTCGCAAGCGTTGTCGATATACTACACAACAAAACCTATTCACAAAAGTCTGGCGGAATATTATACTTTGACAGAGGGTTCCACAAGATTGGAAAATCGTTGTCTGAAGattagatatatatattatgCTACTAATTCATTATACTCGAGAGTCAaattttctgtttcttcGATAATTTTCGGCAAGATCGTCTCAAACTTTTCGTTGGTCCGCTTCATCCTCTTTGTAAATTTGGCCAGAATctcattcttttttatattcttaATATCTGTAGACAAGTTGCGAAGCTCTTCCTGTTTGGCCGCTTGTTTCGCCATCAACTTCTGGCTCTTTGCACTGAGTGAGGCTAACTCATGACTGGCATTCTTCAATTCGGCTCTCGCGTCTTTCATACGTGACTCAAATTCACTATATGTCTTGTTCAACTCAGCAATTTCTTGTACTTGCATCGACTCTTTGCTCTTCATTGCCTCCTGCAATTCACATTCTGTTTTATTCAACTCGGCAATCTCCTTATTCAAAccttcaatttcattctcCAATTGCATCACCGAATGTTTTAACCCTTTGATCTTTCCAAAAATACGATTATCATTACCTTGGCGGTTCTTTGAAATTTTACTTTTAAGCAACTCAATCGAGTTCCGCATCTCAGttatctttttgttttcatcCTTCTTATACTTTTTAAGCTTAGCCTTAAGGGTTTCGGTTTTGTTCATTACCAACTCAAGTGACGTCTGCAAAGTGGCCAACGACGAAGTTTCTTTGCTCGACTTATTCATAATCTGGTTATCGTCGTTGGTAGTGTTTATAACAAGATGATTCAACACCTGCGACTGGGCCACGATATCTACCTCATACTGAAACAACGGGGTCAATCCATAAATCACAAGATACTCACCCACAACCTTGAAATACGAccatttgatattgtttaatCTCACTTGGATGTCACTTGGTATTGACGACAACAAATGGAGTACAACCTTTGACGAATCAATCACCATAATTGCCATCGGGACATTTGGCTGCACTTCCTTGGTTAGAAAAACCCCACCCtcattcttcttctttgtcaGTTCACCATTGAACAAGTTTGGGTTCTTCAAAATCGCTTTCACTGCAGCAATGATCGACCAAAACGGTTGCACAATAATGGTGTTCTCAATAAGAGTCACATTGGGAgaaatggtggtggttgtcAAACTTGTAGATGTAGTAGAACTGGTAAGCGAGGTGGTCGTActggtagtagtagtcTTCATCGCCAAATTCGATAACGACGATGCCCGCATACGATTCTTCATAACCGACAACTTACTATTAAAAGGGGagataataaaattctCAAAATTCTTCAATGCAACCGAGTAGTTGCTCGCATAATTTCCATTAAACTTGGGCAAATCCTTAATCTCAATATCCAACAACTTGTTGTTATCGACATTCACAGATATATCGTCGGTAATACTTGGTATCGAACTCTGAGCAATGGGCGATTTCCGAAACAACGCTTGGATAATGGTGTGTATGCAtagaaacaaataaactTGCACATTCCATTGACTAAAATTAAAGTTGGTGATATGCGCCGAGTACTGCAGGGT encodes:
- a CDS encoding GPI-anchored cell wall protein, putative; translated protein: MLFSSLLVSTLVSVATAANEQVEAIQFNNLGFSGTYNQVEKLSNIYKDSCSCEVNKTPVSFSGTNAPLNEEVSVHFRGPLVLNKFASYVSDGFKYGDDSSGDWKRLSYYEGSSGTSENVTFLTRAGKNSSCLGLGLTYAGTDGTSKADSSTVLSKNTLINSNDEFVIFSNISCGKSGYNNDCGVYRSDIPAYHGFYGTTKMFLFEFQMPNETHTSTDISNYNMPAIWLLNAHIPRTAQYSMNANCSCWRSGCGEFDIFEVMNSTEYLHLYSTIHDYQGSDDIQTGMAAPAYIERSLSGTMSGGVAFDSSGNAVVWMSNSTSFDATVGASSVNSWVKKAGADVATTMATVTGQSATTSKKNSGVSYQPSFITNLIMSVLTLWVI
- a CDS encoding NADH-dependent oxidoreductase, putative (Similar to S. pombe SPAC1071.11) encodes the protein MHRLRKYSSSCLSEQFRLAMGRTASQAMILTSATTTINELHGMTLGSVCSLSVFPSPLIQFNLHLPSYTSTELHKHKFLALHVLPPTKNSVHLSRIFAKGVKLNKGTKLAATKEEKIDGQVFHEMTKPFTRLQQGVDYSFYDIAGVQIPVLNDVETTLICQTQDTFPVDNHEIWVASVVDILHNKTYSQKSGGILYFDRGFHKIGKSLSED
- a CDS encoding conserved hypothetical protein (possible upstream start codon) codes for the protein MQQTSTTNRNVTPSYHDTNSNHEILQTTTARMRSRSTSDLHHQYQNNNANFPSSSSLRDILSVVFIMLSFPQYMSLGLLVVYLMLGSNFMGGKFLINFLLPQSHKLTFASFKHSFVTFIKMGGIDVFLFYGLSRVVKRKSYFNYLVILSKAIVASEFIGSSSINYINSISSKKFTTKIQYDDKNRIFNSNLINAIVCFIIINYVNYVLNWVNLSFQLFNTSQYSAHITNFNFSQWNVQVYLFLCIHTIIQALFRKSPIAQSSIPSITDDISVNVDNNKLLDIEIKDLPKFNGNYASNYSVALKNFENFIISPFNSKLSVMKNRMRASSLSNLAMKTTTTSTTTSLTSSTTSTSLTTTTISPNVTLIENTIIVQPFWSIIAAVKAILKNPNLFNGESTKKKNEGGVFLTKEVQPNVPMAIMVIDSSKVVLHLLSSIPSDIQVRLNNIKWSYFKVVGEYLVIYGLTPLFQYEVDIVAQSQVLNHLVINTTNDDNQIMNKSSKETSSLATLQTSLELVMNKTETLKAKLKKYKKDENKKITEMRNSIELLKSKISKNRQGNDNRIFGKIKGLKHSVMQLENEIEGLNKEIAELNKTECELQEAMKSKESMQVQEIAELNKTYSEFESRMKDARAELKNASHELASLSAKSQKLMAKQAAKQEELRNLSTDIKNIKKNEISAKFTKRMKRTNEKFETILPKIIEETENLTLEYNELVA